A genomic window from Blastococcus saxobsidens DD2 includes:
- the sufB gene encoding Fe-S cluster assembly protein SufB, with translation MTTTQPVTTTPLTQDEQIDQLGRYKYGWADVDTAGASARRGIDEDVVRDISTRKGEPEWMLERRLKALKLFGRKPMPDWGSDLSGIDFQNIKYFVKSTEAQATSWEELPEEIRNTYDRLGIPEAEKQRLVAGVAAQYESEVVYHQIREDLEEQGVLFLDTDTALREHEDLFREYFGSVIPAGDNKFAALNTAVWSGGSFIYVPPGVNVEIPLQAYFRINTENMGQFERTLMIIDEGAYVHYVEGCTAPIYKSDSLHSAVVEIIVKKNARCRYTTIQNWSNNVYNLVTKRAVAHEGATMEWVDGNIGSKVTMKYPAVWMTGEHAKGEVLSIAFAGEGQHQDAGAKMVHAAPHTSSTIVSKSVARGGGRTSYRGLVQVDEGAYGSRSTVKCDALLVDTISRSDTYPYVDVREDDVSMGHEATVSRVSEDQLFYLMSRGLSEDEAMAMVVRGFVEPIARELPMEYALELNRLIELQMEGAVG, from the coding sequence ATGACCACCACGCAGCCGGTGACCACCACGCCGCTGACCCAGGACGAGCAGATCGACCAGCTCGGCCGGTACAAGTACGGCTGGGCGGACGTCGACACCGCCGGTGCCTCGGCCCGTCGTGGCATCGACGAGGACGTCGTCCGCGACATCTCCACCCGCAAGGGCGAGCCGGAGTGGATGCTCGAGCGCCGGCTCAAGGCGCTGAAGCTCTTCGGCCGCAAGCCCATGCCCGACTGGGGCTCGGACCTCTCCGGCATCGACTTCCAGAACATCAAGTACTTCGTGAAGTCGACCGAGGCGCAGGCCACGTCGTGGGAGGAGCTCCCCGAGGAGATCCGCAACACCTACGACCGGCTGGGCATCCCGGAGGCCGAGAAGCAGCGCCTCGTCGCCGGCGTCGCCGCGCAGTACGAGTCAGAGGTCGTCTACCACCAGATCCGCGAGGACCTGGAGGAGCAGGGCGTCCTCTTCCTGGACACCGACACCGCCCTGCGCGAGCACGAGGACCTCTTCCGCGAGTACTTCGGCTCGGTCATTCCCGCCGGGGACAACAAGTTCGCCGCGCTGAACACGGCCGTCTGGTCGGGTGGCTCGTTCATCTACGTGCCGCCGGGCGTGAACGTCGAGATCCCGCTCCAGGCCTACTTCCGGATCAACACCGAGAACATGGGCCAGTTCGAGCGGACGCTCATGATCATCGACGAGGGCGCCTACGTGCACTACGTCGAAGGCTGCACCGCGCCGATCTACAAGAGCGACTCGCTGCACTCCGCGGTCGTCGAGATCATCGTCAAGAAGAACGCGCGCTGCCGGTACACGACCATCCAGAACTGGTCGAACAACGTCTACAACCTGGTGACCAAGCGGGCCGTCGCCCACGAGGGCGCAACCATGGAGTGGGTCGACGGCAACATCGGCTCCAAGGTCACCATGAAGTACCCGGCCGTCTGGATGACCGGCGAGCACGCCAAGGGCGAGGTCCTCTCGATCGCCTTCGCGGGCGAGGGCCAGCACCAGGACGCCGGCGCCAAGATGGTGCACGCCGCGCCGCACACCTCCTCGACGATCGTGTCGAAGTCGGTGGCCCGCGGTGGTGGCCGCACCTCCTACCGCGGCCTGGTCCAGGTCGACGAGGGCGCCTACGGCTCCAGGTCGACGGTGAAGTGCGACGCGCTGCTGGTCGACACGATCAGCCGGTCGGACACCTACCCCTACGTCGACGTCCGCGAGGACGACGTCTCCATGGGGCACGAGGCCACCGTCTCCCGGGTCAGCGAGGACCAGCTCTTCTACCTGATGAGCCGCGGTCTGTCCGAGGACGAGGCCATGGCGATGGTGGTGCGCGGCTTCGTCGAGCCGATCGCCCGCGAGCTGCCCATGGAGTACGCCCTCGAGCTGAACCGGCTCATCGAACTGCAGATGGAAGGTGCCGTCGGCTGA